In one window of Corynebacterium mycetoides DNA:
- the metX gene encoding homoserine O-acetyltransferase MetX — MSFSLPPHGALHHVSIGCFTTQAGAEIPDTTIAFQRWGEFRGDPAGDNNILLVEHALTGDSNAAEWWCEVIGPGKALDTDTWCVVCTNALGSCYGSTGPASEHPDGGRWGSRFPAISIRDQVAAEKLLLDALGIGRVRAILGGSMGGARTLEWTLMHPETVDYACVLAVSARASAWQIGIQTAQLSAITRDPDWHGGDYYDKPQGPDAGLAAARRIAHLTYRGELEIDERFGTAFQAGENPLGPYRDDAQRFAVQSYLDYQGVKLVERFDAGSYVTLTETLNRHDVGRGRGGLNKALASSKVPTMIVGVDTDILYPYHQQEHLSRNLGNLLAMSKLSSPVGHDAFLVEARQMDLILRRFIALTEQTPSPHDFASSSGAYDI; from the coding sequence GTGAGCTTTTCCCTGCCGCCGCATGGCGCTCTCCATCACGTAAGCATCGGATGCTTTACGACCCAGGCCGGCGCCGAGATCCCCGACACCACCATCGCCTTCCAGCGCTGGGGCGAGTTTAGGGGCGACCCGGCCGGCGACAACAACATTCTGCTCGTCGAGCACGCTCTAACCGGCGATTCCAACGCCGCCGAGTGGTGGTGCGAAGTCATCGGCCCGGGCAAGGCTCTGGACACGGACACGTGGTGCGTGGTGTGCACCAACGCTCTGGGCAGCTGCTACGGCTCCACCGGACCCGCGAGCGAGCATCCCGACGGCGGCAGGTGGGGTTCGCGCTTCCCGGCCATCTCCATCCGCGACCAGGTGGCAGCCGAGAAGCTGCTTCTCGACGCCCTGGGCATCGGACGCGTGCGCGCCATCCTGGGAGGGTCGATGGGCGGGGCGCGCACGCTCGAGTGGACGCTGATGCACCCCGAGACGGTGGACTACGCCTGCGTGCTCGCTGTATCTGCGCGTGCGAGCGCGTGGCAGATCGGCATCCAGACCGCGCAGCTTTCCGCGATCACCCGCGACCCCGACTGGCACGGCGGCGACTACTACGACAAGCCCCAGGGCCCCGACGCGGGCCTCGCGGCGGCGCGCCGCATCGCGCACCTGACGTACCGCGGGGAACTGGAGATCGATGAGCGCTTCGGCACCGCCTTCCAGGCCGGCGAAAACCCACTCGGCCCCTACCGCGACGACGCCCAGCGCTTCGCGGTGCAGAGCTACCTCGACTATCAGGGGGTCAAGCTCGTCGAGCGTTTCGACGCCGGAAGCTACGTCACCCTCACCGAAACCTTGAACCGCCACGACGTCGGGCGTGGCCGGGGCGGACTGAACAAGGCCCTGGCCAGCTCGAAGGTGCCCACCATGATCGTGGGCGTGGACACCGACATCCTCTACCCCTACCACCAGCAGGAGCACCTAAGCCGCAACTTAGGAAACCTGCTGGCCATGTCAAAGCTCTCGAGCCCCGTCGGCCACGACGCCTTCCTCGTCGAGGCGCGCCAGATGGACCTTATCCTGCGCCGGTTCATCGCGCTGACGGAGCAGACGCCCTCGCCGCACGACTTCGCCTCGAGCAGCGGCGCGTACGACATCTAG
- a CDS encoding O-acetylhomoserine/O-acetylserine sulfhydrylase, with the protein MAKYDNSEPQNWSFDTRAIHAGQTVDSDYGARNQPIYMTTSYVFDDAQHAENRFNLSNPGPIYTRITNPTQQALEDRLASLEGGVAAVAFASGMAAETAAITNLASAGDHLVTSPRLYGGTETLFEVTLPRLGIEFTFVDDPDDPQSWQDAIRPNTKALYGETFGNPIADVLDIPAISEVAHNNQVPLIVDNTMATAALVRPLELGADIVVVSTTKFYTGNGAAIGGAIIDSGRFDWTVERDGEPVFPYFVTPDAAYHGLKYADLGAPAFAVKARAGILRDTGAAISPFNAWVALQGLDTLGLRVERHNANALKVAEFLSGHEKVSKVNFAGLESSPYWAVKEKLGLRYTGSVLSFDIAGDPADRTQAWAFIDALRLHSNLANIGDVRSLVVHPASTTHSQSNEAGLARGGITQSTVRLSVGIESIDDILADLERGFAAI; encoded by the coding sequence ATGGCTAAATACGACAACTCCGAACCGCAGAACTGGTCCTTCGACACCCGCGCCATTCACGCCGGCCAAACTGTCGACTCCGATTACGGCGCGCGCAACCAGCCGATTTACATGACCACGTCCTACGTGTTCGACGACGCGCAGCACGCGGAAAACCGCTTCAACCTGTCGAACCCGGGCCCGATCTACACCCGCATCACCAACCCCACCCAGCAGGCGCTGGAAGACCGCCTCGCCAGCCTGGAGGGCGGCGTCGCGGCGGTGGCGTTCGCGTCCGGCATGGCCGCGGAAACCGCCGCGATTACCAACCTGGCCTCCGCCGGCGACCACCTTGTCACCTCGCCCCGCCTCTACGGCGGCACCGAGACGCTCTTCGAGGTCACCCTGCCCCGCCTAGGCATCGAGTTCACCTTCGTGGACGACCCGGATGATCCGCAGTCCTGGCAGGACGCCATCCGCCCGAACACGAAGGCGCTCTACGGAGAGACCTTCGGCAACCCGATCGCGGACGTCCTCGACATCCCCGCGATTTCCGAGGTCGCCCACAACAACCAGGTCCCGCTCATCGTGGACAACACCATGGCCACCGCCGCGCTGGTCCGCCCGCTCGAGCTCGGGGCCGACATCGTCGTCGTGTCCACGACGAAGTTCTACACCGGCAACGGCGCGGCCATCGGCGGCGCGATTATCGACTCCGGCCGGTTCGACTGGACCGTCGAGCGCGACGGCGAACCGGTCTTCCCGTACTTTGTCACCCCGGACGCCGCCTACCACGGCCTGAAGTACGCCGACCTGGGCGCCCCGGCCTTCGCCGTCAAGGCGCGCGCGGGCATCCTGCGCGACACCGGCGCCGCGATCTCCCCGTTCAACGCGTGGGTGGCGCTCCAGGGCCTGGACACCCTGGGGCTGCGCGTGGAGCGCCACAACGCGAACGCGCTGAAGGTCGCCGAGTTCCTCAGCGGCCACGAGAAGGTGTCCAAGGTCAACTTCGCCGGGCTTGAGTCCAGCCCCTACTGGGCCGTGAAGGAGAAGCTCGGCCTGCGCTACACCGGCTCGGTGCTCTCCTTCGACATCGCGGGGGACCCGGCCGACCGCACCCAGGCCTGGGCGTTCATCGACGCCCTGCGCCTGCACTCCAACCTGGCCAACATCGGCGACGTGCGCTCCCTGGTGGTCCACCCGGCCTCCACGACCCACTCGCAGTCCAACGAGGCGGGCCTGGCGCGCGGGGGCATCACCCAATCAACGGTGCGCCTGAGCGTGGGCATCGAGAGCATCGACGACATTCTCGCTGACCTCGAGCGCGGTTTCGCGGCCATCTAG
- a CDS encoding NADP-dependent isocitrate dehydrogenase, with protein sequence MATIIWTRTDEAPLLATYSLLPIVTAFASNAGVAVASRDISVAGRILSLFPERVTDESLTHDALAELGDLALEPEANIIKLPNISASLVQLKKAITELQEKGFDIPNYPDTPVTDAEREIRSRYDSVKGSAVNPVLRQGNSDRRAPIAVKNYARKHPHSMGEWPADSKTNVTTMESGDFRANEKSVIMPSEDTLRIELAAADGSVVVLKEELSVLEGEVIDATYMSAKALDAFLLEAVARAKAEGVLFSAHLKATMMKVSDPIIFGHVVRAYFKDVFDAYGEELLAAGLNGENGLGAILDGLSALDNGEEIRAAIDKALADGPDLAMVNSTKGITNLHVPSDVIVDASMPAMIRTSGHMWNAEDQEQDTLATIPDSSYAGIYQVVIDDCRANGAFDPTTMGTVPNVGLMAQKAEEYGSHDKTFKIPADGTVRVVNSAGEAILTHDVEAGDIWRACQTKDAPIRDWVKLAVSRARKSGMKTIFWLDESRAHDRNLIGLVNRYLADHDTEGLDISIASPVEATKITVERLRRGEDTISVTGNVLRDYNTDLFPILELGTSAKMLSIVPLMAGGGLFETGAGGSAPKHVQQLQTENHLRWDSLGEFLALAESLRLAADHGNPKADVLADALDNATETVLVEGRSPSRKAGEIDNRGSHFYLALYWAEELAKQTADASIAEYFAPVAKALRDNEETIAAELLAVQGTPGDLGGYYLPDDAKAAAVMRPSSTFNRIIDGLTRA encoded by the coding sequence GTGGCTACCATCATTTGGACACGCACCGACGAAGCACCGCTGCTTGCGACCTACTCGCTGCTGCCGATCGTCACGGCGTTCGCTTCCAACGCCGGTGTCGCCGTGGCCTCCCGCGACATCTCCGTCGCCGGTCGCATCCTGTCACTGTTCCCGGAGCGTGTCACGGATGAGAGCCTCACCCACGACGCCCTCGCGGAGCTGGGCGATCTCGCCCTGGAGCCCGAAGCCAACATCATCAAACTGCCCAACATCTCCGCCTCCCTCGTGCAGCTGAAGAAGGCCATCACGGAGCTGCAGGAAAAGGGCTTCGACATCCCCAACTACCCCGACACCCCCGTCACGGACGCGGAGCGCGAGATCCGTTCCCGCTACGACTCGGTCAAGGGGTCCGCCGTCAACCCCGTGCTGCGCCAGGGCAACTCCGACCGCCGCGCCCCCATCGCGGTGAAGAACTACGCCCGCAAGCACCCCCACTCCATGGGCGAGTGGCCCGCGGACTCCAAGACCAACGTCACCACCATGGAATCGGGCGACTTCCGCGCCAACGAGAAGTCCGTCATCATGCCGTCAGAGGACACCCTGCGCATCGAGCTGGCCGCCGCCGACGGCTCGGTCGTCGTGCTCAAGGAGGAGCTGAGCGTCCTCGAGGGCGAGGTGATCGACGCCACCTACATGTCCGCTAAGGCGCTCGACGCCTTCCTCCTGGAGGCCGTGGCGCGCGCCAAGGCCGAAGGCGTGCTCTTCTCGGCGCACCTGAAGGCCACCATGATGAAGGTCTCCGACCCGATCATCTTCGGCCACGTAGTACGCGCCTACTTCAAGGACGTATTTGACGCATACGGCGAGGAACTGCTCGCAGCCGGCCTGAACGGCGAGAACGGCCTCGGCGCCATCCTCGACGGACTGTCCGCCCTGGACAACGGCGAGGAGATCCGCGCCGCAATCGACAAAGCGCTTGCCGACGGCCCCGACCTCGCCATGGTCAACTCCACCAAGGGCATCACCAACCTGCACGTCCCCTCCGACGTGATCGTCGACGCCTCCATGCCCGCCATGATCCGCACCTCCGGCCACATGTGGAACGCCGAGGACCAGGAGCAGGACACCCTGGCCACCATCCCGGACTCCTCCTACGCCGGCATCTACCAGGTCGTCATCGACGACTGCCGCGCCAACGGCGCCTTCGACCCGACCACCATGGGCACCGTGCCCAACGTCGGCCTCATGGCCCAGAAGGCCGAGGAGTACGGCTCCCACGACAAGACCTTCAAGATCCCCGCCGACGGCACCGTCCGCGTGGTCAACTCCGCCGGCGAGGCCATCCTCACCCACGACGTCGAGGCCGGCGACATCTGGCGCGCCTGCCAGACCAAGGACGCCCCGATCCGCGACTGGGTCAAGCTCGCCGTGAGCCGCGCCCGCAAGTCCGGCATGAAGACCATCTTCTGGCTCGACGAGTCCCGCGCCCACGACCGCAACCTGATCGGGCTGGTCAACCGCTACCTCGCGGACCACGACACCGAGGGCCTCGACATCTCCATCGCCTCGCCCGTCGAAGCCACGAAGATCACCGTCGAGCGCCTGCGCCGCGGCGAGGACACCATCTCCGTGACCGGCAACGTGCTGCGCGACTACAACACCGACCTCTTCCCCATCCTCGAGCTGGGCACCTCCGCGAAGATGCTCTCCATCGTCCCGCTCATGGCGGGCGGCGGCCTGTTCGAGACCGGCGCCGGCGGCTCCGCCCCGAAGCACGTCCAGCAGCTCCAGACGGAAAACCACCTGCGCTGGGACTCCCTCGGCGAGTTCCTTGCGCTTGCCGAGTCCCTGCGCCTCGCCGCCGACCACGGCAACCCCAAGGCCGATGTGCTTGCCGACGCCCTGGACAACGCCACCGAAACCGTCCTCGTCGAGGGCCGCTCGCCCTCCCGCAAGGCTGGTGAGATCGACAACCGTGGCTCCCACTTCTACCTCGCCCTCTACTGGGCGGAGGAGCTGGCGAAGCAGACCGCCGACGCCTCGATCGCGGAGTACTTCGCGCCGGTGGCCAAGGCACTGCGCGACAACGAGGAGACCATCGCCGCGGAGCTCCTCGCCGTGCAGGGCACCCCGGGCGACCTCGGCGGGTACTACCTGCCGGACGACGCCAAGGCCGCGGCCGTGATGCGCCCGTCTTCGACGTTCAACCGCATCATCGACGGCCTCACCCGCGCCTAG
- a CDS encoding exodeoxyribonuclease III: MSLTIASVNVNGIRAATKVRSEVNPGMLAWLEETSADVVLMQEVRAEVDQTRAALAPALEAGWHLVVAPAEAPGAKGRAGVGILSHSQLEDVEIGITSFEDAGRFIAGTLDDVRVASLYLPSGSAGTAKQDEKYRFLDEFEPLLDTWATQHPNMVIGGDWNICHRREDLKNYKTNQKKSGFLPHERAFMDSVFGTFPDDEAQDVDAKAASEWAGAVDYASTERREASSDPRWFDVARRLQPDDAPYTWWTFRGQAFNNDAGWRIDVQAATAGMLERARRTWVDKAPTVEQRWSDHSPLLVEYV; encoded by the coding sequence ATGAGTCTTACCATTGCGTCCGTCAACGTCAACGGCATCCGCGCAGCCACCAAGGTGCGCAGCGAAGTCAACCCGGGCATGCTGGCCTGGCTCGAGGAGACATCCGCGGATGTGGTGCTTATGCAGGAGGTTCGCGCCGAGGTCGACCAGACACGCGCCGCGCTCGCCCCGGCGCTCGAGGCCGGCTGGCACCTCGTCGTCGCCCCCGCCGAAGCACCGGGGGCGAAAGGGCGGGCTGGCGTGGGCATATTGAGCCACTCACAGTTGGAGGATGTGGAGATAGGCATCACATCGTTCGAAGACGCCGGGCGTTTCATCGCGGGCACGCTTGACGACGTCCGCGTGGCGTCGCTCTACCTCCCGTCGGGCTCCGCGGGAACGGCCAAGCAGGACGAAAAGTACCGCTTCCTCGACGAGTTCGAGCCCCTGCTCGACACGTGGGCCACCCAGCACCCCAACATGGTCATCGGCGGCGATTGGAACATCTGCCACCGCCGGGAGGACCTGAAGAACTACAAGACCAACCAGAAGAAGTCCGGCTTCCTGCCGCACGAGCGCGCCTTCATGGACTCCGTCTTCGGCACCTTCCCGGACGACGAGGCCCAGGACGTAGACGCCAAGGCTGCGAGCGAGTGGGCTGGGGCCGTGGACTACGCCTCAACGGAGCGTCGAGAAGCGAGCTCGGACCCGCGGTGGTTCGACGTCGCCCGGCGCCTCCAGCCTGATGACGCCCCGTACACCTGGTGGACCTTCCGCGGCCAGGCCTTCAACAACGACGCGGGCTGGCGTATCGACGTCCAGGCCGCGACCGCCGGCATGCTCGAGCGCGCGCGGCGCACCTGGGTGGACAAGGCGCCGACCGTGGAGCAGCGGTGGTCCGACCACTCGCCGCTGCTGGTGGAGTACGTTTAA
- a CDS encoding TRIC cation channel family protein, with translation MESQTVLGVSMPELLTTLFVIGIVAESMTAAVAAGRMRMDLFGVITLGALTGLGGGTVRDIILGAYPLTWVEEPRFLLATVVASVVTVKIDWLMY, from the coding sequence GTGGAATCCCAAACAGTGCTGGGCGTGAGCATGCCGGAGCTTTTAACGACGCTGTTCGTCATCGGTATCGTCGCCGAATCCATGACCGCGGCGGTGGCGGCCGGCCGGATGCGCATGGACCTGTTCGGAGTGATCACGCTCGGCGCGCTGACCGGGCTCGGCGGGGGAACGGTGCGCGACATCATCTTGGGCGCCTACCCCCTGACCTGGGTGGAGGAGCCGCGCTTCCTGCTCGCCACGGTCGTCGCCTCGGTGGTCACGGTCAAGATCGACTGGTTGATGTACTAG
- a CDS encoding trimeric intracellular cation channel family protein: MRKFFLVADAVGLAAFVVLGIQTALSLGHGFVIAAVAAVTTGESGGVMRDILSDRVPLVFREELYASIAVAGTVVYMALMAAGVPEWIVTIATVVFVFITRLLSLRYKWSLPIFEYDDDRVAAIDPRNQLSAMVHSRGRKIPGARRVYRPVKMVAERAPVRYKRKRK; this comes from the coding sequence CTGCGCAAGTTCTTCCTCGTCGCCGACGCCGTCGGCCTCGCGGCGTTCGTGGTGCTGGGCATCCAGACGGCCCTCTCGCTCGGCCACGGGTTCGTCATCGCGGCCGTCGCCGCCGTGACCACGGGCGAGTCCGGCGGCGTGATGCGCGACATCCTCTCCGACCGCGTGCCGCTGGTGTTCCGCGAGGAGCTCTACGCCTCCATCGCCGTTGCGGGCACCGTGGTCTACATGGCGCTCATGGCCGCGGGGGTGCCGGAATGGATCGTCACTATCGCCACCGTGGTGTTCGTGTTTATCACCCGCCTGCTCTCCCTGCGCTACAAGTGGTCCCTGCCGATCTTCGAGTACGACGACGACAGGGTCGCCGCCATCGACCCCAGGAACCAGCTCTCCGCCATGGTCCATTCCCGCGGCCGCAAGATCCCCGGTGCGCGCCGGGTGTACAGGCCCGTGAAGATGGTGGCCGAGCGAGCACCCGTACGGTACAAACGCAAGCGCAAGTAG
- the trpS gene encoding tryptophan--tRNA ligase, which translates to MTDTQRVLSGIQPTADSYHLGNYLGALKQWIDLQDGHDAFYFIPDLHAITVDQDPAELRERTIKGCAQLIALGIDPNKSTLFVQSHVPAHAELTWVLQCLTGFGEASRMTQFKDKAAKQGQDRATVGLFTYPVLMAADILLYSPQLVPVGEDQRQHLELTRNLAERFNSRFGTTFVVPEGFIPEGAAKIYDLQEPTAKMSKSGANPKGLINLLDDPKTSTKRIKSAVTDNDGVIAFDRENKPGVSNLLMIQSALTGVGVDTLVAGYEGQGYGALKTDTAEALEAFTTPLRARYDELMADRAELEAILARGAQRAREISEPLLAQVYDKVGFLAPRR; encoded by the coding sequence ATGACCGACACGCAGCGAGTTCTCTCCGGCATCCAGCCGACGGCCGATTCCTACCACCTGGGCAACTACCTCGGTGCGCTGAAGCAGTGGATTGACCTCCAGGACGGCCACGACGCGTTTTACTTCATCCCCGACCTGCACGCCATCACGGTGGACCAGGACCCGGCCGAGCTGCGCGAGCGCACCATCAAGGGCTGCGCCCAGCTCATCGCGCTGGGTATCGACCCGAACAAGTCCACCCTGTTCGTCCAGTCCCACGTGCCCGCGCACGCCGAGCTGACGTGGGTGCTGCAGTGCCTCACCGGCTTCGGCGAGGCCTCGCGCATGACGCAGTTCAAGGACAAGGCGGCCAAGCAGGGCCAGGACCGCGCCACCGTGGGCCTGTTCACATACCCGGTGCTCATGGCGGCGGACATCCTGCTCTACTCGCCGCAGCTCGTTCCCGTGGGCGAGGACCAGCGCCAGCACCTGGAGCTCACGCGCAACCTCGCCGAGCGCTTCAACTCCCGGTTCGGAACGACCTTCGTCGTGCCCGAGGGGTTCATCCCCGAAGGTGCGGCGAAGATCTACGACCTGCAGGAGCCCACGGCGAAGATGTCGAAGTCCGGCGCGAACCCGAAGGGCCTGATCAACCTGCTGGACGACCCGAAGACCTCCACCAAGCGCATCAAGTCCGCCGTGACGGACAACGACGGCGTCATCGCCTTCGACCGCGAGAACAAGCCGGGGGTGTCCAACCTCCTGATGATCCAGTCGGCGTTGACCGGGGTGGGCGTCGACACGCTTGTCGCCGGGTACGAGGGGCAGGGCTACGGCGCGCTGAAGACGGACACCGCCGAGGCGCTCGAGGCGTTCACCACCCCGCTGCGCGCGCGTTACGACGAGCTGATGGCGGACCGGGCCGAACTCGAGGCCATCCTCGCCCGCGGCGCGCAGCGCGCCCGTGAGATCTCCGAGCCGCTGCTTGCCCAGGTGTACGACAAGGTCGGTTTCCTCGCCCCGCGGCGCTAG
- a CDS encoding YhjD/YihY/BrkB family envelope integrity protein, producing the protein MATSTAPRKAYTDEQGIERVSKQQDNGPADEVAKKAPPVAHLLRMNERFAKEGGNQLSAGITYFSVLALFPLTMLLFAGMGFFLAARPDLIDRIQEQIHTSLGGDVGAAVSQLVDTAIAQRGAVAGVGLLTTLWSGLGWMNNLRVGISAMWKLDANEGGNFVVKKLWDLLGLIGLILLFILAFGVTAVGTSSITTSVMDQLGLGNFPGARFVVWLVGLAAGVLANFLVMAWLVIFMPRTKVPLRSGLKGALLGAVVFELIKQFATIIVGAATNNPAGAIFGPIIALMVVLYLVWRVVLYVSAWTATTEESLAAHKTEVPEPAVINVRGAAATQVKPRKGAAIGVGAAVGAIGVGLLSLLTRD; encoded by the coding sequence ATGGCTACCTCCACAGCGCCCCGCAAGGCGTACACGGACGAGCAGGGCATAGAGCGGGTGAGCAAGCAGCAGGACAACGGCCCAGCTGACGAAGTGGCGAAGAAGGCGCCGCCCGTCGCGCACCTGCTCCGCATGAACGAGCGATTCGCGAAGGAGGGCGGCAACCAGCTCTCCGCCGGGATCACCTACTTCTCCGTTCTCGCGCTGTTCCCGCTGACGATGCTGCTGTTCGCGGGCATGGGGTTCTTCCTCGCCGCGCGGCCCGACCTTATCGACCGGATTCAGGAGCAGATCCACACCTCCCTCGGCGGGGATGTCGGAGCCGCCGTCTCCCAGCTCGTGGACACCGCCATCGCGCAGCGCGGCGCCGTCGCCGGCGTCGGTTTGCTCACAACCCTGTGGTCGGGCCTCGGATGGATGAACAACCTGCGCGTGGGCATCTCCGCGATGTGGAAGCTCGACGCGAACGAGGGCGGCAATTTCGTTGTGAAGAAGCTCTGGGACCTGCTCGGGCTCATCGGCCTGATCCTCCTGTTCATCCTCGCGTTCGGTGTCACCGCTGTGGGCACGTCGTCAATCACCACGTCCGTGATGGATCAGCTCGGCCTGGGCAACTTCCCGGGCGCGCGTTTCGTGGTGTGGCTGGTCGGCCTCGCCGCCGGCGTGCTGGCGAACTTCCTCGTCATGGCGTGGCTGGTCATCTTCATGCCCCGCACCAAGGTGCCGCTGCGCTCCGGGCTCAAGGGCGCCCTCCTCGGCGCCGTGGTCTTCGAGCTGATCAAGCAGTTCGCCACCATCATCGTGGGCGCCGCGACGAACAACCCGGCGGGCGCGATCTTCGGCCCGATCATCGCGCTGATGGTGGTGCTCTACCTCGTGTGGCGCGTGGTCCTCTACGTGTCGGCGTGGACGGCCACCACGGAGGAGTCGCTCGCCGCCCACAAGACGGAGGTGCCGGAGCCGGCCGTGATCAACGTCCGCGGCGCGGCCGCCACGCAGGTCAAGCCGCGCAAGGGTGCGGCCATCGGGGTGGGCGCGGCCGTGGGCGCTATCGGTGTCGGCCTGCTCTCCTTGTTGACGCGCGACTGA
- a CDS encoding D-alanyl-D-alanine carboxypeptidase family protein yields MKTLRLGAANTVLSLACTCSVVSMTVPVSAAPGIPVPEPTRTTRATAPHTDSCPQATWPPEPRTTSEAVAPDAAPVALPVHYRGPCGVVAPAGFTVSDSVLASAWVVADIDSGEIVAMKDPHGRYRPASIIKVLLALVAIRELPLDTTVPVGDESAQMEGSAVGIGPGGEYTVNDLLHGLLMASGNDAAHALAQSLGGDEATLRKVNALAAELGMEDTRVTTYTGLDSPGMSTSAWDMALAYRAAFENETFADIVDTPSYPFPGFGDLPGFEVWNDNALYLNDPDGIGGKTGFTDDANHTFVGAVNHSGRRLAAVILDTTADRARPWEQAQQLLHEAYKFEGAPVATLEVAAAHASATETAAATDAPAPDVEKPAVAAAGPDKGAFPWASAGVVAGVLALAGIAWWISRASTRRAGRHR; encoded by the coding sequence ATGAAGACCCTACGACTCGGCGCGGCCAACACGGTGTTGTCGCTCGCCTGCACATGCTCTGTGGTGTCAATGACGGTGCCAGTATCGGCGGCGCCCGGCATCCCGGTGCCAGAACCGACCCGCACCACCCGGGCGACGGCGCCGCACACCGACAGCTGCCCGCAGGCGACGTGGCCCCCGGAACCCAGAACGACCTCGGAGGCGGTGGCCCCGGACGCTGCGCCGGTGGCGCTGCCCGTGCATTACCGGGGCCCGTGCGGCGTGGTGGCGCCCGCCGGTTTCACGGTGAGCGACTCCGTTTTAGCCTCCGCCTGGGTCGTCGCGGACATCGATTCTGGTGAGATCGTCGCCATGAAGGACCCGCACGGGCGCTACCGGCCGGCCTCCATCATCAAAGTCCTGCTCGCGCTCGTCGCCATCCGCGAGCTCCCCCTCGACACCACAGTGCCCGTCGGCGACGAATCCGCGCAGATGGAGGGTTCGGCCGTCGGCATCGGGCCGGGTGGTGAGTACACCGTCAACGACCTGCTCCACGGCCTGCTGATGGCGTCGGGCAACGACGCCGCCCACGCGCTGGCACAGAGCCTCGGCGGCGACGAGGCGACGCTGCGCAAGGTCAACGCGCTCGCCGCCGAGCTCGGCATGGAAGACACCAGGGTAACCACGTACACGGGGCTCGACAGCCCGGGAATGTCCACCTCCGCGTGGGACATGGCCCTGGCCTACCGCGCCGCGTTTGAGAACGAGACCTTCGCCGACATCGTGGACACTCCCTCCTACCCCTTCCCCGGGTTCGGGGACTTGCCCGGTTTCGAGGTGTGGAACGACAACGCGCTCTACCTCAACGACCCGGACGGCATCGGCGGCAAGACGGGCTTCACCGACGACGCCAACCACACGTTCGTCGGCGCCGTCAACCACTCGGGGCGCCGCCTTGCGGCCGTGATCCTGGACACGACAGCCGACCGCGCCCGGCCCTGGGAGCAGGCGCAGCAGCTCTTGCACGAGGCCTACAAGTTCGAGGGCGCGCCCGTCGCAACGCTCGAGGTCGCGGCCGCTCACGCCTCGGCGACTGAGACCGCGGCTGCGACGGATGCGCCGGCGCCGGACGTCGAAAAGCCCGCGGTCGCTGCCGCGGGCCCGGACAAGGGGGCGTTCCCGTGGGCGTCAGCCGGCGTCGTAGCCGGTGTCCTCGCCCTGGCGGGAATCGCGTGGTGGATCAGTCGCGCGTCAACAAGGAGAGCAGGCCGACACCGATAG
- a CDS encoding VIT1/CCC1 transporter family protein, protein MTPSNTPSSSTSSSTSSSTSSSAPVEISAGLNERLNKLRAAVLGANDGIVSTAAVVVGVAGATPDIRAIASAGIAAVIGGAISMSLGEYVSVSSQRDTERAYIAKETALQYADPEAEFEHLVAAYEQSGLTHATAVQVAKERTASDPLKAHLEVHYGINEADLVNPWSAAVASFLAFSVGAVLPLIAVLLPPDAWRVPVTFAVTLVALAITGAVSARIGDADPKRAVVRLLIGGALGLAVTFGVGWIFGTTAL, encoded by the coding sequence ATGACACCTTCAAACACACCTTCATCATCCACTTCATCATCCACTTCATCATCCACTTCATCATCCGCACCCGTCGAGATCTCAGCGGGCCTCAATGAGCGGCTGAACAAGCTCCGCGCCGCGGTTCTCGGCGCCAACGACGGCATCGTCTCCACCGCGGCGGTCGTCGTCGGCGTGGCGGGCGCTACCCCAGACATCCGCGCCATCGCGTCCGCCGGCATCGCGGCCGTCATCGGCGGCGCCATCTCGATGTCGCTGGGCGAGTACGTCTCGGTGTCCTCGCAGCGCGACACCGAGCGCGCCTACATCGCCAAAGAGACCGCGCTGCAATACGCCGACCCGGAGGCCGAGTTCGAACACTTAGTCGCGGCGTACGAGCAGTCGGGCTTGACCCACGCGACCGCCGTACAGGTGGCCAAGGAGCGCACCGCTTCCGACCCGCTCAAGGCCCACCTGGAGGTGCATTACGGCATCAACGAGGCGGATCTGGTCAACCCCTGGTCCGCCGCGGTCGCATCGTTCCTCGCGTTTTCCGTGGGTGCGGTGCTGCCGCTTATCGCCGTGCTTTTGCCGCCGGACGCGTGGCGCGTCCCCGTTACCTTCGCGGTCACCCTGGTTGCGCTCGCCATCACCGGCGCGGTGTCCGCCCGCATCGGCGACGCCGACCCGAAGCGCGCCGTCGTCCGCCTTCTCATCGGCGGCGCGCTGGGGCTAGCGGTCACCTTCGGGGTCGGCTGGATTTTCGGTACGACCGCCCTCTAG